The following coding sequences are from one Mugil cephalus isolate CIBA_MC_2020 chromosome 9, CIBA_Mcephalus_1.1, whole genome shotgun sequence window:
- the LOC125013892 gene encoding tubulin-specific chaperone cofactor E-like protein: MDPPEDGDGRTFVEVISEKYSPENFPYRRGPGMGVVVVPVAIPQGSPLKDRLNLPSVLVLNGCGIRRAGDQAGIAAFCAHVMELDLSHNKLKDWHEISKIVSNIPNLEFLNLSSNPLAGLTLEPRCAEAFSRVRRLVLNNTQVSWDTLQLLTRETPELEELFLCLNEYSSVSASSVACPTLRLLHITDNNLQDWAEIRKFGSMFPSLDTLVMANNNLASIQDSKDILQRLFPNLRSINLHNSGLNQWEDIEKLNFFPKLEEVRLQGIPLLQTYTNVERRSLMIAQLPSISMLNGSVVTDSEREDAERFFIRYHSDYPEEELPYRYHSLVTKYGKLEPLAKIDLRPRCSAQVEVHCEEKVEQLRIRLDQTVAELKKQLTTVVQLSTHSMRLYYIDKCSAFGPEEMKYNTRALHSYSIQDGDEILVVPKIK, encoded by the exons ATGGATCCACCAGAGGACGGGGACGGGCGTACCTTTGTGGAGGTGATCAGTGAAAAGTACAGCCCAGAGAACTTCCCGTACCGTAGAGGGCCTGGtatgggggtggtggtggtgcctgTTGCAATTCCCCAAGGATCCCCTTTGAAAG ACCGTCTGAACCTGCCCAGTGTGCTGGTGTTGAACGGCTGTGGGATCCGCAGGGCAGGGGACCAGGCCGGGATTGCTGCCTTCTGTGCCCATGTCATGGAGCTGGACCTGTCTcacaacaagctgaaggactGGCATGAG ATCAGCAAAATTGTGTCCAACATCCCCAATCTGGAGTTTCTCAACCTGAGCTCCAACCCTCTGGCAGGACTGACCCTCGAGCCGAGGTGTGCTGAAGCCTTCTCCCGGGTCCGACGCCTTGTCCTCAACAACACTCAAGTGTCCTGGGACACCCTGCAGCTGCTCACTCGGGAGACACCTGA GCTGGAGGAGTTGTTCCTGTGCCTTAATGAGTACAGTAGTGTGAGTGCCTCCAGTGTAGCCTGTCCCACTCTGCGCCTGCTTCACATCACCGACAATAACCTACAAGACTGGGCTGAAATCCGCAAGTTCGGCTCCATGTTCCCCAGTCTGGACACTCTGGTCATGGCCAACAACAACTTGGCCTCCATTCAGGACAGCAAGGATATTCTACAACGGCTCTTCCCTAACCTCCGCAGCATCAACCTGCACAACTCAG GTCTCAACCAATGGGAAGACATTGAGAAGCTGAACTTCTTTCCTAAGTTGGAGGAGGTGAGACTGCAGGGCATTCCATTACTGCAGACCTACACCAACGTGGAGCGCCGCAGCCTCATGATAGCACA gcttccctCGATATCAATGCTAAACGGCAGCGTTGTGACTGATAGTGAGAGAGAAGATGCGGAGCGGTTCTTCATCCGTTACCACTCAGACTACCCTGAGGAGGAGCTGCCTTATAG ATACCACTCCCTGGTAACCAAGTATGGAAAGCTGGAGCCGCTTGCTAAGATTGACCTTCGACCTCGCTGCAGCGCCCAAGTGGAGGTTCACTGTGAGGAGAAAGTTGAACAG cTGAGGATCCGTTTGGATCAGACTGTAGCTGAGCTGAAGAAGCAGCTGACCACGGTGGTCCAGCTGTCCACCCACAGCATGAGGCTCTACTACATCGACAAGTGCAGCGCCTTCGGTCCAGAGGAGATGAAGTACAACACCCGGGCTCTCCACTCCTACAGCATCCAAGATGGTGACGAAATTCTGGTGGTGCCCAAGATCAAGTGA